A window of Microcystis aeruginosa FD4 contains these coding sequences:
- a CDS encoding ECF transporter S component, which yields MTLDIIPEGEERKVEAVSSAAIDGAPIAYIVVLAAIVTTLSFIPFSIVLASGGSMPLSQAVFPLLGWLLGPIAGAIASGIGSLIGAFLAPYTAGIPAISVFGAILSSFVAGTMVLGKKRRYWWLGLTLIFLIPLFIYANRAIGLNGISPRVFIAGAFVDWSALVLFILPTRTLFTHWIKGSNFVLVAAGIFGGTWTASGLSHLGVVAITYSIFNWPEEVWIALIPIIPVENLIRSLVGMVIACGVIAGLRAIGLVKSREAIY from the coding sequence ATGACCCTAGATATTATCCCCGAAGGGGAAGAACGCAAAGTGGAAGCTGTCAGTAGTGCCGCTATTGATGGTGCGCCGATCGCCTATATTGTCGTCTTAGCGGCCATTGTCACTACCCTTTCTTTTATTCCCTTCTCCATTGTCCTCGCTTCTGGCGGTAGTATGCCCCTCAGTCAAGCGGTTTTTCCCCTCTTGGGTTGGTTACTCGGCCCGATCGCTGGGGCGATCGCTAGTGGCATTGGGTCCTTAATTGGGGCTTTCCTTGCCCCCTACACGGCAGGAATTCCCGCTATTTCGGTCTTTGGGGCGATTTTGTCTAGTTTTGTGGCAGGAACGATGGTTTTAGGCAAAAAACGCCGTTATTGGTGGTTAGGATTAACGTTAATTTTTCTGATTCCCTTGTTTATCTACGCTAACCGGGCGATCGGACTGAACGGCATTTCGCCACGAGTCTTTATTGCCGGGGCTTTCGTCGATTGGTCGGCTTTGGTATTATTTATCCTACCAACCCGGACTCTTTTTACTCATTGGATCAAAGGTAGCAATTTTGTCCTAGTAGCGGCGGGAATTTTTGGGGGTACTTGGACTGCCAGCGGCCTCTCCCATTTAGGGGTCGTCGCCATTACCTACTCGATTTTTAACTGGCCCGAAGAAGTGTGGATCGCTTTAATTCCGATCATTCCCGTAGAAAATCTGATTCGTTCCCTCGTCGGTATGGTGATCGCTTGTGGTGTGATTGCCGGTTTACGGGCGATCGGTCTGGTCAAATCACGAGAGGCGATCTACTAG
- the ilvC gene encoding ketol-acid reductoisomerase produces the protein MARMYYDEDANLDLLAGKTIAIIGYGSQGHAHALNLKDSGVNVIVGLYPGSKSAIKAKEAGIPVYDVAEAAKIADWIMILLPDEVQKTIYLNEIAPNLSSGKVLSFAHGFNIHFGQVVPPDNVDVVMVAPKGPGHLVRRTYEQGQGVPCLFAVYQDATGQARDRAMAYAKGIGGTRAGVLETTFREETETDLFGEQAVLCGGLSALIKAGFETLVEAGYQPELAYFECLHEVKLIVDLIVEGGLAKMRDSISNTAEYGDYTRGPRVVTEATKAEMRKILGEIQSGQFAREFVLENQAGKPGFTAMRRQEAEHSIEEVGQDLRAMMSWLKR, from the coding sequence ATGGCACGAATGTACTATGATGAGGATGCCAATTTAGATTTATTAGCGGGAAAAACGATCGCTATTATTGGTTATGGTTCCCAGGGTCATGCCCACGCATTAAATCTCAAGGATAGTGGCGTTAATGTGATTGTTGGTCTATATCCAGGCAGTAAATCGGCCATCAAAGCCAAAGAAGCCGGTATTCCAGTGTATGATGTGGCCGAAGCCGCTAAAATTGCCGACTGGATCATGATCCTCTTACCGGATGAAGTGCAGAAAACGATTTATCTCAACGAAATTGCCCCGAATTTAAGCTCAGGCAAGGTGTTATCTTTTGCCCACGGCTTTAATATTCATTTTGGTCAAGTGGTTCCCCCAGATAATGTCGATGTGGTTATGGTCGCCCCCAAAGGACCGGGCCATCTCGTCCGTCGTACCTACGAACAAGGTCAAGGAGTACCCTGTTTATTCGCCGTCTATCAAGATGCTACTGGCCAAGCACGCGATCGGGCAATGGCCTACGCTAAAGGTATCGGTGGTACTCGGGCCGGGGTTTTGGAAACCACTTTCCGCGAGGAGACAGAAACCGACCTTTTTGGCGAACAGGCAGTATTATGCGGCGGTTTAAGTGCTTTAATTAAAGCTGGCTTTGAAACTCTCGTGGAAGCTGGTTATCAGCCCGAATTAGCCTATTTTGAGTGTTTACACGAGGTGAAACTGATCGTCGATCTGATCGTCGAGGGCGGTTTAGCCAAAATGCGCGATAGTATTTCCAATACAGCCGAGTACGGTGACTATACTCGCGGTCCGCGGGTGGTGACGGAAGCGACTAAGGCCGAAATGCGGAAAATCCTCGGAGAAATTCAATCGGGACAATTTGCCCGAGAGTTTGTCCTCGAAAATCAAGCAGGTAAACCGGGTTTCACCGCTATGCGTCGTCAAGAAGCAGAACATTCGATCGAAGAAGTCGGCCAAGATCTGCGGGCAATGATGAGTTGGCTAAAACGCTAG